In Peromyscus maniculatus bairdii isolate BWxNUB_F1_BW_parent chromosome 21, HU_Pman_BW_mat_3.1, whole genome shotgun sequence, one DNA window encodes the following:
- the Paqr8 gene encoding membrane progestin receptor beta produces the protein MTTAILERLSTLSVSGQQLRRLPKILEEGLPKMPCTVPETDVPQLFREPYIHAGYRPTGHEWRYYFFSLFQKHNEVVNVWTHLLAALAVLLRFWAFAEAGALQWASPHTLPLLLFILSSITYLTCSLLAHLLQSKSELSHYTFYFVDYVGVSVYQYGSALAHFFYSSDQAWYERFWLFFLPAAAFCGWLSCAGCCYAKYRYRRPYPVMRKICQVVPAGLAFILDISPVAHRVALCHLAGCQEQAAWYHTLQILFFLVSAYFFSCPVPEKYFPGSCDIVGHGHQIFHAFLSICTLSQLEAILLDYQGRHEIFLQRHGPLSVYTACLSFFFLAACSAATASLLRHRVKARLIKKDS, from the coding sequence ATGACGACTGCCATCCTGGAACGCCTGAGCACCCTGTCTGTGAGCGGGCAGCAGCTGCGCCGTCTGCCCAAGATTCTGGAAGAAGGGCTTCCCAAGATGCCGTGCACGGTCCCAGAAACTGACGTGCCCCAGCTCTTCAGGGAGCCTTACATCCACGCCGGCTACCGCCCCACGGGGCACGAGTGGCGCTACTACTTCTTCAGCCTCTTTCAGAAGCACAACGAGGTGGTCAACGTCTGGACCCACTTGCTGGCGGCCCTAGCGGTCCTGTTGCGATTCTGGGCCTTTGCGGAGGCTGGGGCATTGCAGTGGGCCTCTCCCCACACCCTACCCCTGCTCCTCTTTATCCTGTCCTCCATCACTTACCTCACCTGCAGCCTCTTGGCTCACCTGCTGCAGTCCAAGTCAGAGCTGTCGCATTACACCTTTTACTTTGTGGACTACGTTGGGGTCAGCGTCTACCAGTACGGCAGCGCGCTGGCTCACTTTTTCTATAGCTCGGACCAGGCCTGGTACGAGCGGTTCTGGCTTTTCTTCCTGCCCGCGGCTGCTTTCTGTGGCTGGCTCTCCTGTGCGGGCTGTTGCTACGCCAAGTATCGCTACCGAAGGCCTTATCCAGTTATGCGGAAGATCTGTCAAGTGGTGCCGGCGGGGCTGGCCTTCATCCTAGACATCAGCCCTGTGGCCCACCGGGTGGCGCTCTGTCATCTGGCTGGTTGCCAGGAGCAGGCGGCCTGGTACCACACCCTTCAGATCCTCTTCTTTCTAGTTAGCGCCTACTTCTTCTCCTGCCCAGTACCCGAGAAGTACTTCCCCGGTTCCTGTGACATtgtgggccatggacatcagatCTTCCACGCCTTCCTTTCCATCTGCACGCTCTCCCAGCTGGAGGCCATTCTTCTAGACTACCAGGGACGGCATGAGATCTTCCTCCAGCGCCACGGTCCCCTGTCCGTCTACACTGCctgcctctcctttttctttttagctgcCTGCAGCGCGGCCACCGCCTCCCTCCTGAGGCACAGagtcaaggccagactgatcaaGAAAGATTCCTGA